In one window of Dermochelys coriacea isolate rDerCor1 chromosome 3, rDerCor1.pri.v4, whole genome shotgun sequence DNA:
- the PM20D2 gene encoding peptidase M20 domain-containing protein 2 isoform X2 translates to MGPQEPAQSGPAAVSPAALGKLKQRAAECIELSAGRLSALSREIWSRPELAYEEHQAHGAMTRFFACAELPGAAWAVEPHYKLDTAFRAEWGSAAPAPRPLHLGFLCEYDALPGIGHACGHNLIAEVGAAAALGVKGALESRPQPPPVAVKITVLGTPAEEGGGGKIDLIEAGAFDDLDVVFMAHPAQDDAAYFPDVAEHDVTVKYYGKASHAAAYPWEGINALDAAVLAYNNLSVLRQQMKPTWRVHGIIKNGGVKPNIIPSYTELEFYLRAPSLKDLAILTERAENCFKAAAVATECKVEIKGGRHDYYNVLQNKSLEKTYIENGKELGMKFLSDESFLNGPSGSTDFGNVTYVVPGIHPYFYIGSDALNHTEPYTAASGSQEAQFYTLRAAKALAMTALDVIFKPDLLEKVREDFRQMTLKEEGHLNVKRNSMKSPSDNRFHVSLLSAGKNFI, encoded by the exons ATGGGGCCGCAGGAGCCGGCGCAGAGCGGCCCCGCCGCCGTGTCCCCGGCAGCGCTGGGGAAGCTGAAGCAGCGGGCGGCGGAGTGCATCGAGCTGAGCGCCGGGCGGCTGAGCGCCCTGAGCCGGGAGATCTGGAGCCGCCCCGAGCTGGCCTACGAAGAGCACCAGGCGCACGGCGCCATGACCCGCTTCTTCGCCTGCGCCGAGCTGCCGGGGGCCGCCTGGGCCGTGGAGCCGCACTACAAGCTGGACACGGCCTTCCGGGCCGAGTGGGGCTCCGCCGCCCCGGCCCCGCGGCCGCTGCACTTGGGCTTCCTATGCGAGTACGATGCGCTGCCCGGGATCGGACACGCCTGCGGCCACAACCTCATCGCCGAGGTGGGGGCGGCTGCGGCCCTGGGCGTGAAGGGCGCCCTGGAAAGTCGGCCCCAGCCGCCCCCTGTCGCAGTGAAG ATCACGGTGCTGGGGACTCCTGCAGAAGAAGGTGGAGGTGGAAAAATAGATCTCATAGAAGCTGGTGCTTTTGATGATCTGGATGTTGTTTTTATGGCCCATCCAGCACAAGATGATGCTGCTTATTTTCCTGATGTGGCTGAGCATGA TGTGACTGTGAAATACTATGGAAAAGCTTCTCATGCTGCTGCTTATCCTTGGGAAGGAATAAATGCATTAGACGCTGCTGTTCTTGCATACAACAATCTGTCAGTTTTAAGACAGCAAATGAAACCAACCTGGAGAGTTCATG GTATAATAAAAAATGGTGGTGTGAAACCTAATATCATCCCTTCTTACACTGAGCTAGAGTTTTACTTGCGTGCCCCTTCACTGAAGGACCTTGCCATTCTGACAGAGAGAGCTGAAAATTGCTTCaaagctgcagctgtggccacAGAATGCAAA GTGGAAATCAAAGGTGGAAGGCATGACTACTACAATGTGCTTCAGAACAAGAGCCTGGAGAAAACTTACATAGAGAATGGAAAAGAGCTTGGAATGAAATTCCTTTCAGATGAGTCTTTTTTGAATGGTCCATCAG GTTCCACTGACTTTGGGAATGTTACATATGTGGTTCCTGGGATTCATCCCTATTTTTACATTGGCTCAGATGCATTGAACCATACTGAGCCATACACTGCAGCTTCAG GGTCTCAAGAAGCACAGTTCTACACTCTACGTGCAGCAAAAGCTTTGGCAATGACTGCACTAGATGTTATCTTCAAGCCAGACCTGTTGGAAAAAGTCAGAGAAGACTTCAGACAAATGACACTAAAAGAGGAAGGCCACTTAAAT